In one Colletotrichum destructivum chromosome 2, complete sequence genomic region, the following are encoded:
- a CDS encoding Putative proteasome, subunit alpha/beta, proteasome beta-type subunit, nucleophile aminohydrolase, which translates to MDHRPQAWGRPRDDVYGAYDGSYMNLNGPNQATQAPIVTGTSVIAIKFSQGVVIAADNLASYGSLARFTDVKRLRTFANSTVIGFGGDVSDMQYLDRHLSALDIEESYDLSADTPARLNAANLHKYLSKLLYKRRSDFDPLWNHLLVAGLDDSNKPFLAAADLLGTTFTSPSLATGFGSALAQPIMRRYVPDEESAAKLSKEQAIEVIKECMKVLFYRDARSSDNYSIAVVTKDGVDLKESEKLEKQSWKFAERIRGYGTQVV; encoded by the exons ATGGATCACAGACCGCAAGCTTGGGGCCGT CCCAGAGACGACGTCTATGGTGCCTACGATGGCTCTTACATGAACCTCAACGGCCCCAACCAAGCGACACAGGCTCCTATCGTCACGGGTACATCAGTCATCGCCATTAAGTTCAGCCAGGGCGTCGTCATTGCCGCTGATAACCTGG CATCCTACGGCTCCCTCGCCCGCTTCACCGACGTCAAGCGCCTCCGCACCTTTGCCAACTCCACCGTGATTGGCTTTGGCGGTGACGTCTCCGATATGCAGTATCTCGACCGCCACCTCTCGGCCCTCGACATTGAAGAGTCGTACGACCTGTCCGCCGACACGCCCGCTCGTCTCAACGCCGCGAACTTGCACAAGTACCTCTCCAAGCTCCTATACAAGCGCCGATCCGACTTTGATCCCCTTTGGAaccacctcctcgtcgccggtctcgacgacagcaacaagcccttcctcgctgccgccgatcTCCTCGGCACTACCTTCACCTCCCCCTCGCTCGCTACCGGCTTCGGCTCCGCTCTTGCCCAGCCCATCATGCGCCGCTACGTCCCGGACGAGGAGTCAGCCGCCAAGCTGTCCAAGGAGCAAGCTATCGAGGTCATCAAGGAGTGCATGAAGGTGCTCTTCTACCGCGATGCTCGCAGCTCTGACAACTACTCCATTGCCGTGGTGACCAAGGATGGCGTTGATTTGAAGGAGagcgagaagctcgagaagcaAAGCTGGAAGTTTGCGGAACGGATTCGTGGCTACGGCACGCAGGTCGTTTAG
- a CDS encoding Putative cytidine and deoxycytidylate deaminase domain, cytidine deaminase, whose protein sequence is MNDAEGLAIAIEEARTGASEGGVPIGAALVSADGKLLGRGHNRRVQIGSAIHHGETDALFNSGRLPGKAYKGSTMYTTLSPCDMCTGACLLYGISRVVIGENRTFLGGEAYLKQRGVEVVVVDSAECKALMDDFIAEKPEVWNEDIGEE, encoded by the exons ATGAACGATGCAGAGGGTCTCGCCATTGCtatcgaggaggccaggacTGGTGCCTCCGAGGGCGGTGTCCCG ATCGGAGCCGCCCTCGTCTCCGCAGACGGTAAGCTCCTCGGGCGCGGTCACAACCGCCGCGTGCAGATAGGCTCTGCTATCCACCAT GGCGAAACCGACGCCCTCTTCAACTCCGGTCGCTTGCCCGGCAAGGCCTACAAGGGCAGCACAATGTACACGACCTTATCCCCTTGCGACATGT GTACCGGCGCTTGTCTCCTGTACGGCATCTCtcgcgtcgtcatcggcgagaaCAGGACCTTCCTCGGTGGCGAGGCGTACCTCAAGCAGCgtggcgtcgaggttgttgtcgtcgacaGCGCCGAGTGCAAGGCCCTCATGGACGACTTCAtcgccgagaagcccgaAGTCTG GAACGAAGACATTGGTGAGGAATAG
- a CDS encoding Putative AAA+ ATPase domain, ATPase, AAA-type, core, nucleic acid-binding protein, producing the protein MSSDDERQKALDSYRAKLLESREWEAKLKSLRLEIKDLQREFDRTEDNIKALQSVGQIIGEVLKQLDDERFIVKASSGPRYVVGCRSKVDKIKLKQGTRVALDMTTLTIMRMLPREVDPLVYNMSLEDPGQVSFAGIGGLNDQIRELREVIELPLKNPELFLRVGIKPPKGVLLYGPPGTGKTLLARAVASSLETNFLKVVSSAIVDKYIGESARLIREMFGYAKEHEPCIIFMDEIDAIGGRRFSEGTSADREIQRTLMELLNQLDGFDYLGKTKIIMATNRPDTLDPALLRAGRLDRKIEIALPNEVGRLEILKIHASGVVTEGEIDFESVVKMSDGLNGADLRNVVTEAGLFAIKDYRDAINQDDFNKAVRKVAESKKLEGKLEYQKL; encoded by the exons ATGTCTTCAGACGACGAACGCCAGAAGGCCCTCGACTCTTACCGGGCTAAGCTGCTCGAATCCCGGGAGTGGGAGGCGAAGCTCAAGTCCCTCCGCCTCGAGATCAAGGACCTGCAGAGGGAGTTTGACAGAACTGAAGACAACATCAAAGCGCTGCAGAGTGTCGGACAGATTATCGGCGAGGTCCTgaagcagctcgacgacgaaagaT TTATCGTGAAGGCCTCGTCCGGTCCCAGATATGTCGTCGGTTGCAGATCAAAGGTCGACAAGATCAAACTCAAGCAGGGCACGCGGGTGGCTCTCGACATGACGACACTCACCATTATGCGCATGCTCCCCCGAGAAGTCGACCCCCTTGTCTACAACATGTCGCTGGAGGATCCCGGCCAGGTCAGCTTCGCCGGAATCGGTGGCCTCAACGACCAAATTCGCGAGCTGCGCGAGGTCATTGAGTTGCCTCTCAAGAACCCCGAGCTTTTCCTACGCGTGGGCATCAAGCCACCCAAGGGTGTCTTGTTGTACGGTCCCCCTGGTACGGGCAAGACGCTGCTCGCCCGTGCTGTGGCGAGCAGTCTCGAGACCAACTTCCTGAAGG TGGTCTCGTCAGCGATTGTCGACAAGTACATTGGAGAGTCTGCCCGTCTGATTCGCGAGATGTTTGGCTACGCCAAGGAGCACGAGCCCTGCATCATCTTCATggacgagatcgacgccatcggcggACGCAGATTCTCGGAGGGAACTAGTGCGGATCGTGAAATCCAGAGAACACTGATGGAGTTGCTGAACCAACTCGACGGTTTCGATTACCTCGGCAAGACTAAGATCATCATGGCGACGAACCGGCCCGATACCCTTGATCCCGCCCTGCTCCGTGCCGGACGTCTCGACCGCAAGATCGAGATCGCTCTGCCGAACGAAGTCGGGCGTTTGGAGATCCTTAAGATCCACGCTTCCGGCGTGGTGACGGAGGGTGAGATCGACTTTGAGAGTGTGGTGAAGATGAGCGACGGTCTCAACGGTGCGGATCTGAGAAACGTCGTGACAGAAGC TGGCCTTTTCGCCATCAAGGACTACCGAGATGCGATCAACCAGGACGACTTCAACAAGGCGGTGCGCAAGGTCGCCGAGTCGAAGAAGCTGGAGGGCAAGCTGGAGTACCAGAAGCTATAA
- a CDS encoding Putative Rho GTPase activation protein: MASDYDHGAPDDRLQAHPAAPMELGYPGDRGWQQQQQQQQQQQQQQQQQQQQQQQHNGGRRTPDNSYRTQQHSRSPGPRTPGRDGEPRRSGERSRSKGRGGRSASGQQRICKKCGEPLTGQFVRALDGTFHLDCFKCRDCGQIVASKFFPVDDENGEGQYPLCETDYFRRLGLLCYKCGGALRGSYITALDRKYHVDHFTCSLCPTVFGAQDSYYEHDGNVYCHYHYSTQFAQRCNGCQTAILKQFVEIYRNGQNQHWHPECYMIHKFWNVRLTQPSDSSEGPQETDDPAAREIIREEEERMEEKVYRIWSVLSTFEESSAACISDMLLHVSNGAYVDGVLVAKKFIWHVEILFQSADRLDYSMDQLKLKGLSYGREAKLLCKKIVSFFSLLSKTQDTGARKLGVTQELLSLVTGLAHYLKLLIRICLQGALRLEKESKSSDGIYQFLDDLSELDTAKPDDNTLQAITGNSRLSAKDSDHCALCSKSVEDECAKHSDRRWHIACVSCSRCTRDIGRKLEDAHYNAFDKKIYCNNCIGANNEDMPPFEHVTKLQQYVFLLKVALARLLDILRSNGALPRQDDDQNMDGYGPGEGSRTLAPGEAPYLNSDNRSKSYAGDQREHNRESSYENTLNDVRRLRSTRLDKHLSSSFRKARTSRIMDGPEGRSVRPGSAGEDAGRADGDLQIVEDRRGPNDEGTTDKMFNHQDALTLDDIPRIVAAEQVKEQQYKPGRQELFRSPATDPMGHQRSQSAGREAEIRMGDPMPQRLGRKYFSELSGLEYFIVRHLAVLTLAPAVENEFSLDELLSFIELRKQPTFWKNLGKAFKNDRPKNVKKKGIFGVPLDVIIDKDGAESTDGVGPGTLKIPAIIDDLISSMRKMDLSVEGVFRKNGNIKKLSELCERIDREGCDSINFMDQPVVQVAALLKRYLRELPDPLMTFKLQKLWIAVAKIQDDAKRKQYLHLICCLLPKPHRDCLEILFCFLKWAGSFHQVDEEAGSRMDIKNLATVIAPNILYSSNKAPTLDSDPMFAIVAVNDMITSIEEMCLVPDELMDLVNDPFVFGNTADLTTKDILKRYQDRMGQRSGLGGDVSEVFNRPDNSTRPPPRRVETDPALWQQQESSVRPVQDPPMPIPPFNPANPGTPPQRWRAQQEENGHPSPYSGGGQFEHSDAEGPTEAQKREWRQSGGVWGRQNGGVGVGGNL; the protein is encoded by the exons ATGGCGTCGGATTACGACCACGGGGCGCCTGACGACCGCTTGCAGGCCCACCCTGCCGCCCCTATGGAACTCGGCTATCCTGGCGATCGAGGTTggcaacaacagcagcagcagcagcagcagcagcagcagcagcagcagcagcagcaacaacaacaacaacaacacaatGGGGGAAGGAGAACCCCCGACAACAGTTATCGCACACAGCAACACTCGCGCTCACCGGGCCCTAGAACACCTGGCAGAGATGGCGAACCGAGACGGAGCGGTGAACGCAGCAGATCCAAGGGAAGAGGTGGGCGGTCAGCCAGCGGTCAACAGAGAATATGCAAGAAGTGTGGAGAGCCGCTCACCGGCCAATTCGTGCGCGCACTGGACGGGACTTTCCATCTAGACTGCTTTAAGTGTCGT GACTGCGGCCAGATTGTAGCCTCCAAGTTCttccccgtcgacgacgaaaaTGGCGAGGGTCAGTACCCGCTCTGCGAGACAGACTATTTCCGCCGGTTGGGTCTTCTTTGCTACAAGTGTGGTGGTGCCCTTCGAGGCTCTTACATCACTGCGCTCGACCGAAAGTATCACGTCGACCACTTCACATGCTCTCTTTGTCCCACCGTCTTTGGCGCCCAGGACAGCTACTACGAGCACGATGGCAATGTCTACTGCCACTATCACTACTCGACGCAGTTCGCGCAGAGATGCAACGGCTGCCAGACTGCGATCCTCAAGCAGTTTGTGGAGATCTACAGAAACGGCCAGAACCAGCACTGGCATCCTGAGTGCTACATGATACACAAATTCTGGAACGTGCGACTAACGCAGCCGAGCGATTCCTCTGAGGGACCCCAGGAGACCGACGATCCCGCCGCTCGCGAAATCATtagggaggaggaggagcgcatGGAAGAAAAAGTCTATCGCATCTGGAGCGTCTTGTCGACCTTTGAGGAGTCATCTGCGGCCTGCATCTCCGACATGCTTCTCCACGTGAGCAACGGCGCCTACGTCGATGGTGTCCTCGTCGCTAAGAAATTCATCTGGCACGTCGAAATTTTGTTTCAGTCTGCGGATCGCCTTGACTACTCCATGGACCAGCTGAAGCTGAAGG GATTGTCGTACGGACGTGAGGCCAAGCTTCTGTGCAAGAAGATAGtgtctttcttttcccttttgTCCAAGACTCAGGACACGGGAGCTCGAAAGCTTGGCGTCACGCAGGAGCTGCTGTCTCTCGTCACAGGCCTTGCTCATTACCTCAAACTTCTCATTCGGATCTGCTTGCAGGGAGCGCTACGCCTCGAAAAGGAGTCTAAGAGCTCCGACGGCATCTATCAATTCCTGGACGATCTCAGCGAGCTGGATACTGCCAAGCCTGACGACAATACTCTGCAGGCCATTACCGGAAACTCGCGACTTTCGGCAAAGGACTCGGACCACTGTGCGCTCTGCAGCAAGTCCGTCGAGGACGAATGCGCCAAACACTCTGACAGGCGCTGGCACATTGCCTGCGTGAGCTGCTCACGCTGCACCAGGGACATCGGCCGCAAACTGGAAGATGCCCACTACAATGCGTTTGATAAGAAGATCTACTGCAACAACTGCATCGGTGCAAACAACGAGGACATGCCTCCTTTCGAACACGTCACCAAATTGCAGCAGTACGTTTTTCTGCTCAAGGTGGCACTGGCGAGATTGTTGGACATCCTACGGAGCAATGGCGCTTTGCCTCGGCAGGACGATGACCAGAACATGGATGGCTATGGCCCGGGCGAGGGTTCCCGGACTCTGGCCCCAGGGGAGGCGCCCTATCTAAACTCGGACAACCGCTCGAAATCGTACGCTGGAGATCAGCGGGAGCACAATCGCGAGTCTTCCTACGAGAACACGCTGAACGATGTTCGCCGGCTGAGAAGCACGCGGCTCGACAAGCATTTGTCATCGAGCTTCAGAAAGGCGAGAACCTCGCGCATCATGGATGGCCCAGAGGGCCGCAGTGTCCGCCCAGGATCGGCAGGCGAGGACGCGGGACGAGCCGATGGGGACCTCCAGATTGTTGAAGATAGACGTGGCCCAAACGATGAAGGCACGACGGACAAAATGTTTAACCACCAGGATGCCCTGACTCTCGATGATATCCCGCGGATCGTCGCCGCTGAACAGGTCAAAGAACAACAGTACAAACCCGGCCGGCAAGAACTTTTCCGATCCCCTGCGACCGATCCCATGGGGCACCAAAGATCGCAGTCTGCCggcagagaggcagagaTCCGCATGGGCGATCCGATGCCCCAGCGACTCGGCCGAAAGTACTTTTCGGAACTGTCAGGCCTGGAATATTTTATCGTGCGCCACCTGGCAGTCTTGACTCTGGCGCCTGCTGTCGAGAACGAGTTCTCTTTGGATGAGCTGTTGAGCTTCATTGAACTGAGGAAGCAGCCCACTTTCTGGAAGAACCTCGGCAAAGCTTTCAAAAACGACAGACCCAAGAAtgtcaagaagaagggcattTTTGGGGTGCCGCTGGATGTTAtcatcgacaaggacggTGCTGAATCGACAGACGGTGTGGGCCCTGGAACTCTCAAGATACCGGCCATTATCGACGACCTCATTTCCTCCATGAGAAAGATGGACTTGTCGGTTGAGGGCGTGTTCCGAAAGAACGGAAACATCAAGAAGCTGTCCGAGCTGTGCGAGAGGATCGACCGGGAAGGTTGTGACAGCATCAACTTCATGGACCAGCCAGTAGTCCAAGTCGCCGCCTTGCTGAAGCGATACTTGCGCGAACTTCCCGACCCGCTCATGACCTTCAAGCTCCAAAAGCTTTGGAttgccgtcgccaagatcCAAGACGATGCAAAGCGCAAACAATACCTGCATCTTATCTGCTGCCTGCTGCCCAAGCCCCACCGAGATTGCTTGGAGATCTTGTTCTGCTTCTTGAAATGGGCTGGGTCCTTCCACCAAGTTGACGAAGAAGCTGGGTCCAGGATGGACATCAAGAACCTGGCGACTGTCATTGCGCCCAATATCCTCTACAGTAGCAACAAAGCGCCTACTCTGGACAGCGACCCCATGTTTGCCATTGTGGCTGTGAACGACATGATCACCTCTATTGAAGAGATGTGTTTG GTTCCTGATGAGCTCATGGATCTGGTCAACGATCCATTTGTCTTTGGCAACACTGCAGACCTCACCACAAAGGACATCCTCAAGCGCTACCAAGACCGTATGGGCCAGCGATCGGGGCTTGGTGGTGACGTCAGCGAGGTGTTTAACAGACCTGACAACTCGACtcggccccctccccgacgGGTTGAAACCGACCCTGCTCTGTGGCAACAGCAAGAGAGCAGTGTGCGTCCGGTGCAGGACCCGCCCATGCCAATCCCCCCGTTCAACCCAGCCAATCCAGGCACGCCGCCACAGAGATGGCGAGCACAACAAGAAGAGAACGGCCACCCGTCTCCCTATAGCGGAGGGGGCCAGTTTGAGCATTCCGATGCCGAAGGCCCTACtgaggcacagaagagagaATGGCGCCAATCCGGTGGGGTTTGGGGAAGACAGAACGGTGGTGTCGGTGTTGGTGGAAACTTATAA
- a CDS encoding Putative 3-beta hydroxysteroid dehydrogenase/isomerase, NAD(P)-binding domain superfamily yields MSEKKPATLPNLGKVLVIGGNGFLGHHVVNQLLAGDRWAVAAVDVIDLRCGHNRHARASYHEADITDTDKVKSIIENVKPDVVIHTASPAVQGDNAVAKDLFRKVNVDGTASVVAACQAASVKALVYTSSASIISDNTSDLINADERWPVIRGELQTEYYSETKAAAEELVLDANRKDPYPLLTCSIRPAGIFGEGDTMVTHQMVKIYREGKTGIQLGSNENLFDFTYVGNVAHAHLLAARLLLATAASSTAPLDHEKVDGEAFLVTNDSPLYFWDFARAIWRAAGSDKGTSHVWAIPREIGLVLGFCSEVFFTIIGKPPIFNRQRNIYSCMTRYYNIGKAKRLLGYRPIVGLDEGIKRGVQWFLDQEKAGKVSVKA; encoded by the exons ATGTCTGAGAAGAAGCCTGCGACACTCCCCAACCTGGGTAaggtcctcgtcatcggcggcaacggcttCCTGGGCCATCATGTCGTCaaccagctcctcgccggcgaccgcTGGGCCGTGGCGGCCGTTGACGTGATCGACCTTCGCTGCGGCCACAACCGTCACGCCAGGGCTAGCTACCACGAGGCCGACATCACCGATACGGACAAGGTCAAGTCCATCATTGAGAACGTCAAGcccgacgtcgtcatccacACCGCCTCCCCCGCCGTTCAGGGCGACAACGCCGTCGCTAAGGACCTCTTCCGCAAGGTCAACGTTGACGGGACCGCCTCTGTCGTCGCCGCATGCCAGGCCGCCTCGGTCAAGGCCCTTGTCTATACTTCGTCTGCCAGCATCATCAGCGACAATACAAGCGACCtcatcaacgccgacgagcgGTGGCCTGTCATTCGCGGCGAGCTGCAGACTGAGTACTACTCAGAGACCAAG GCCGCCGCAGAAGAACTGGTCCTCGATGCGAACCGCAAAGACCCTTACCCTCTCCTCACATGCTCCATCCGCCCCGCGGGCATcttcggcgagggcgacacCATGGTTACCCACCAGATGGTAAAGATCTACCGCGAGGGCAAGACGGGCATCCAGCTCGGCAGCAACGAGAACCTTTTCGACTTCACCTACGTCGGCAATGTCGCCCATGCCCACCTTCTGGCagcccgcctcctcctcgccaccgccgcctcctccacagCGCCGCTCGACCACGAaaaggtcgacggcgaggctTTCCTCGTCACCAACGACAGTCCCCTTTACTTTTGGGACTTTGCCCGCGCCATCTGGCGCGCCGCGGGTTCCGACAAGGGTACGAGCCACGTCTGGGCCATTCCCCGCGAGATCGGCCTTGTCCTGGGCTTCTGCTCCGAGGTCTTcttcaccatcatcggcaagCCCCCCATCTTCAACCGCCAGCGCAATATTTACAGCTGCATGACGCGCTACTACAACATCGGTAAGGCCAAGCGCCTGCTTGGCTACCGGcccatcgtcggcctcgacgaaggCATCAAGAGGGGCGTGCAGtggttcctggaccaggaGAAGGCTGGCAAGGTCAGCGTCAAAGCGTGA
- a CDS encoding Putative SIS domain, glucosamine-fructose-6-phosphate aminotransferase, isomerising, with product MCGIFGYVNYLVEKDRKFILDTLVNGLSRLEYRGYDSAGLAVDGDKKNEVFAFKEVGKVAKLKELIGESKVDQTKYFDSHAGIAHTRWATHGPPSRLNCHPHRSDPTWEFTVVHNGIITNYKELKTLLSAKGFKFETETDTECIAKLAKYLYDQHPEVGFTDLAKAVINELEGAYGLLIKSVHYPHEVIAARKGSPLVIGVKTQKRMKVDFVDVEYSEEGALSAEAASQNVALKKQQDNFLNPNALLGAPDKSLLHRSQSRAFMTDDGMPMPTEFFLSSDPSAIVEHTKKVMYLEDDDIAHIHEGSLNIHRLKKADGSSNVRTIQTLELELQEIMKGKFDHFMQKEIFEQPESVVNTMRGRLDIANKTVTLGGLRSYISTIRRCRRIIFIACGTSYHSCMAVRGVFEELAEIPIAVELASDFLDRQAPVFRDDTCVFVSQSGETADSLMALRYCLERGALTVGIVNVVGSSISLLTHCGVHVNAGPEIGVASTKAYTSQFIAMVMFALSLSEDRASKQRRREEIMEGLAKIPEQIKDILTQDQSIKQLCSNTFQNQKSLLLLGRGAQFSTALEGALKIKEISYLHCEAVMSGELKHGVLALVDENLPIIMILTRDDLFKKSLNAYQQVIARGGKPIVICNPSDEEFKTSEAEKIEIPKTVDALQGILNVVPLQLIAYWLAVMEGLNVDFPRNLAKSVTVE from the exons ATGTG TGGCATTTTCGGCTACGTCAACTACTTGGTGGAGAAGGACAGGAAGTTCATCCTCGACACTCTGGTGAACG GTCTGTCTCGTCTCGAGTACCGCGGATATGACTCGGCCGGTCTGGctgtcgacggcgacaagaagaacgAGGTTTTCGCCTTCAAGGAGGTTGGCAAGGtcgccaagctcaaggagctcaTTGGCGAGTCCAAGGTCGACCAGACCAAGTACTTCGATTCACATGCCGGTATCGCCCACACTCGTTGGGCTACCCACGGCCCCCCGTCTCGTCTGAACTGCCATCCCCACAG GTCCGACCCTACTTGGGAGTTCACCGTCGTCCACAATGGTATCATCACCAACTacaaggagctcaagacTCTCCTGAGCGCCAAGGGCTTTAAGttcgagaccgagaccgacaCTGAGTGCATTGCCAAGCTCGCCAAGTACCTTTACGACCAGCACCCCGAAGTTGGTTTCACCGACctggccaaggccgtcatcaacgagctcgagggcgccTACGGACTGTTGATCAAGTCCGTCCACTACCCTCACGAGGTCATTGCTGCCCGCAAGGGTTCCCCACTTGTCATTGGTGTCAAGACCCAGAAGCGCATGAAGGTCGACTTTGTTGATGTCGAGTACTCCGAGGAGGGTGCCCTCTCCGCTGAGGCCGCCTCCCAGAACGTCGCCctcaagaagcagcaggACAACTTCTTGAACCCCAACGCTTTGCTGGGTGCCCCCGACAAGTCCCTTCTGCACCGCTCGCAGTCGCGCGCTTTCATGACCGACGATGGCATGCCCATGCCCACCGAgttcttcctctcctccgacccctccgccatcgtcgagcaTACCAAGAAGGTCATGtacctcgaggacgacgacattgccCACATCCACGAGGGCTCGCTGAACATTCACCGTCTTAAGAAGGCTGATGGCAGCTCTAATGTGCGAACCATCCAGACCCTTGAGCTCGAGCTCCAGGAGATCATGAAGGGCAAGTTCGACCACTTCATGCAGAAGGAGATTTTCGAGCAGCCCGAGTCTGTCGTCAATACAATGAGAGGCCgtctcgacatcgccaacaaGACCGTCACCCTCGGTGGCCTCCGCTCTTACATCTCTACCATTCGTCGTTGCCGCAGAATTATCTTTATTGCATGCGGCACTAGTTATCACTCATGCATGGCCGTCCGCGGTGTCTTTgaggagctggccgagatcCCTATTGCTGTCGAGTTGGCGTCCGACTTCCTCGACAGACAGGCGCCCGTTTTCCGTGACGACACTTGCGTTTTCGTCTCTCAGTCCGGTGAGACTGCCGACTCCCTCATGGCTCTGCGCTACTGCTTGGAGCGTGGTGCCCTGACGGTCGGTatcgtcaacgtcgtcggtTCTTCCATTTCTCTGCTCACCCACTGTGGTGTGCACGTCAACGCCGGCCCCGAAATCGGTGTTGCCTCTACCAAGGCCTACACCTCTCAGTTCATCGCCATGGTCATGTTTGCCCTCTCCCTTAGTGAGGACCGCGCCTCCAAGCAGAGACGCCGTGAGGAGATCATGGAGGGCCTTGCCAAGATCCCCGAGCAGATCAAGGACATCCTTACCCAGGACCAGTCCATCAAGCAACTTTGTTCCAACACCTTCCAGAACCAGAAGTCCCTTCTCTTGCTCGGCCGTGGCGCCCAGTTCTCCACTGCGCTTGAGGGTGCCCTGAAGATCAAGGAAATTTCTTACCTTCACTGCGAGGCTGTCATGTCTGGTGAGCTGAAGCACGGCGTTCTCGCTCTTGTCGATGAGAATTTGCCCATCATCATGATCCTCACCCGTGATGACCTCTTCAAGAAGTCACTCAATGCCTACCAGCAGG TCATTGCTCGAGGCGGCAAGCCCATTGTCATCTGCAACCCCAGCGACGAAGAGTTCAAGACTagcgaggccgagaagattGAGATCCCCAAGACAGTTGATGCTCTGCAGGGTATTCTCAACGTCGTCCCCCTGCAGCTGATTGCCTACTGGCTGGCTGTCATGGAGGGCCTCAACGTTGACTTCCCTCGTAACTTGGCCAAgtccgtcaccgtcgagTAA
- a CDS encoding Putative High mobility group box domain-containing protein, with translation MVSLEAVGVDYARSVLTTQELQGSKVKQTRRSAQFESHALISRSPFCQHHRRHFWNSHNWFSALQTKHRSRFVPLVRSFGALHPEPHRDFDARYKAHLNPLHSANISKMLTGIRRAAAQRLLIRTAFLAGPRTQPLFRVTCRNFSTSRWACLPAAKASSTTTETKKALKAKAGAATKEKAPSKTKAKAATNAPKEKKKADKKKELTPEQMQKLKIEAQKVKVKEQKKLALLPNPKKLPNSAWTVYITERANDPELAIDLESRAKLNSESYKNLSSYELQRLEEKAKENRLANIATYKAWVESHTPIAVAEANRARANIRRITGRRAPRPIHDERQPKRLSTAFIMFVKARWDTGDFFGVDPVVANRQISEQWNALPESEREPYKQLAKADYERWERDSFHTLGRVIVKS, from the exons ATGGTCAGCTTGGAAGCTGTTGGAGTGGACTATGCACGATCG GTACTCACTACACAAGAGCTCCAGGGTTCAAAGGTCAAACAAACCAGGAGGTCGGCCCAGTTCGAGTCGCATGCGCTCATCTCCCGTTCGCCATTTTGTCAACACCACAGACGGCATTTTTGGAACTCCCACAATTGGTTCTCTGCCCTCCAAACTAAGCATCGTTCACGATTCGTTCCGCTGGTTCGCTCTTTCGGAGCATTACACCCTGAACCGCATCGCGACTTTGACGCTCGCTACAAAGCTCACCTCAATCCCCTCCATTCAGCAAACATTTCCAAAATGTTGACAGGAATTCGCCGAGCAGCCGCCCAACGCCTGCTTATCCGCACCGCGTTTCTGGCTGGCCCGCGAACGCAACCCCTTTTCCGCGTGACGTGTCGCAACTTTTCGACCTCACGATGGGCGTGCTtgcccgccgccaaggcctcgtcgacaacgaccgagacgaagaaggcgctAAAAGCCAAGGCCGGAGCGGCGACGAAGGAAAAGGCCCCGagcaagaccaaggccaaaGCGGCGACCAATGCtcccaaggagaagaagaaggcggacaagaagaaggagctcaCGCCCGAGCAGATGCAGAAGCTCAAGATAGAGGCGCAGAAGGTCAAGGTAaaggagcagaagaagctcgcGCTACTGCCAAACCCGAAGAAGCTGCCGAACTCGGCGTGGACGGTCTACATAACCGAGAGGGCCAACGATCCAGAATTGGCGATTGATCTGGAAAGCCGGGCCAAGCTTAACTCCGAGTCGTATAAGAATTTGTCCTCGTACGAGCTCCAG CGTCTCGAGGaaaaggccaaggagaatAGGCTTGCCAATATTGCTACGTACAAGGCGTGGGTGGAATCGCATACGCCGATTGCAGTGGCCGAGGCGAACCGCGCGCGAGCGAATATCCGCAGGATTACCGGTCGCAGAGCCCCCAGGCCCATTCACGACGAACGCCAGCCCAAAAGGTTATCAACAGCATTCATAATGTTTGTCAAAGCCCGCTGGGACACCGGCGACTTCTTCGGTGTGGACCCTGTTGTCGCAAACCGCCAGATTAGCGAGCAGTGGAATGCTCTCCCGGAGTCTGAGAGAGAACCGTACAAGCAACTGGCCAAGGCGGACTATGAACGCTGGGAGCGCGATTCTTTCCATACCCTGGGACGCGTCATCGTCAAGAGCTGA